One window of Medicago truncatula cultivar Jemalong A17 chromosome 2, MtrunA17r5.0-ANR, whole genome shotgun sequence genomic DNA carries:
- the LOC11427737 gene encoding putative cyclin-D6-1 isoform X1, with product MEFDLENPLEYFHDLPNSQDVSSLFLIESDHIPPLNYFQNLKSNEFDASVRTDFISLISQLSCNFDPFVTYLAINYLDRFLANQGILQPKPWANKLLAVTCFSLAVKMLKTEYSATDVQALMNHGDGGFIFETQTIKRMEALVLGALQWRMRSITPFSFIPYFTNLFMLDDITLKVLKDRASEIILKSQKDVKVMEFKPSIVAASSLLYSSHELFPFQYPCFLGIISNCSYVNKESVMECYNVIQDIAKEEYESMFNVHSSSGTPVNVLDENFLSLESEKTNGTNVAHTTMIQEKHFKRRKI from the exons ATGGAGTTTGACCTTGAAAACCCTCTTGAATATTTCCATGACCTTCCTAATTCTCAAGATGTTTCTTCACTTTTCCTCATTGAATCTGACCACATCCCTCCACTAAATTACTTTCAAAACCTCAAATCAAATGAGTTTGATGCCTCAGTTAGAACTGATTTCATCTCTTTGATCTCTCAG TTATCCTGTAATTTTGATCCATTTGTGACTTACCTAGCTATCAACTATTTGGATCGCTTCCTCGCTAACCAAGGGATATTG CAACCAAAGCCATGGGCAAACAAACTACTTGCAGTAACTTGCTTTTCTCTAGCAGTAAAGATGTTGAAAACAGAGTACTCTGCTACTGATGTTCAG GCTCTTATGAATCATGGTGATGGTGGTTTCATTTTTGAGAcacaaacaataaaaagaatGGAAGCACTTGTGTTAGGGGCACTACAATGGAGAATGCGTTCCATCACACCTTTCTCTTTCATTCCTTACTTCAcaaatttgtttatgcttgaTGATATCACATTAAAGGTTCTAAAAGATCGAGCTTCTGAAATTATATTGAAGTCACAAAAAG aTGTAAAGGTTATGGAATTTAAGCCATCTATAGTTGCTGCTTCATCCCTTCTTTATTCTTCACATGAGTTGTTTCCCTTTCAATATCCATGCTTCTTGGGAATAATTTCCAATTGTTCATATGTAAATAAA GAAAGTGTTATGGAGTGCTATAATGTAATACAAGATATAGCGAAGGAGGAGTATGAGTCCATGTTTAATGTGCATTCAAGTTCAGGCACACCGGTTAATGTGTTAGACGAAAATTTTCTAAGCTTGGAAAGTGAAAAAACCAACGGAACCAATGTTGCTCATACTACTATGATACAAGAGAAGCATTTCAAAAGAAGGAAAATTTAA
- the LOC11427737 gene encoding putative cyclin-D6-1 isoform X2: MEFDLENPLEYFHDLPNSQDVSSLFLIESDHIPPLNYFQNLKSNEFDASVRTDFISLISQLSCNFDPFVTYLAINYLDRFLANQGILQPKPWANKLLAVTCFSLAVKMLKTEYSATDVQALMNHGDGGFIFETQTIKRMEALVLGALQWRMRSITPFSFIPYFTNLFMLDDITLKVLKDRASEIILKSQKDVKVMEFKPSIVAASSLLYSSHELFPFQYPCFLGIISNCSYESVMECYNVIQDIAKEEYESMFNVHSSSGTPVNVLDENFLSLESEKTNGTNVAHTTMIQEKHFKRRKI, encoded by the exons ATGGAGTTTGACCTTGAAAACCCTCTTGAATATTTCCATGACCTTCCTAATTCTCAAGATGTTTCTTCACTTTTCCTCATTGAATCTGACCACATCCCTCCACTAAATTACTTTCAAAACCTCAAATCAAATGAGTTTGATGCCTCAGTTAGAACTGATTTCATCTCTTTGATCTCTCAG TTATCCTGTAATTTTGATCCATTTGTGACTTACCTAGCTATCAACTATTTGGATCGCTTCCTCGCTAACCAAGGGATATTG CAACCAAAGCCATGGGCAAACAAACTACTTGCAGTAACTTGCTTTTCTCTAGCAGTAAAGATGTTGAAAACAGAGTACTCTGCTACTGATGTTCAG GCTCTTATGAATCATGGTGATGGTGGTTTCATTTTTGAGAcacaaacaataaaaagaatGGAAGCACTTGTGTTAGGGGCACTACAATGGAGAATGCGTTCCATCACACCTTTCTCTTTCATTCCTTACTTCAcaaatttgtttatgcttgaTGATATCACATTAAAGGTTCTAAAAGATCGAGCTTCTGAAATTATATTGAAGTCACAAAAAG aTGTAAAGGTTATGGAATTTAAGCCATCTATAGTTGCTGCTTCATCCCTTCTTTATTCTTCACATGAGTTGTTTCCCTTTCAATATCCATGCTTCTTGGGAATAATTTCCAATTGTTCATAT GAAAGTGTTATGGAGTGCTATAATGTAATACAAGATATAGCGAAGGAGGAGTATGAGTCCATGTTTAATGTGCATTCAAGTTCAGGCACACCGGTTAATGTGTTAGACGAAAATTTTCTAAGCTTGGAAAGTGAAAAAACCAACGGAACCAATGTTGCTCATACTACTATGATACAAGAGAAGCATTTCAAAAGAAGGAAAATTTAA
- the LOC25487565 gene encoding uncharacterized protein encodes MFLAWFEANRQYVGGRNLTYAEFPTRFTFEKKDKQWQPRKLGYQIGRLHYTPPDIWELYYMRILLTVELYYMRILLTVKKGCMRYRCIKTINGHTYDTFQEARSALGLLDDDREFIDDITENGELGSGHQLCWLFVHLLTTRTMTSPDIVWDAAWQLLSDDILFERRKRLNILGKRTSLTDFKSMPRPNAADMPTFTNKLIIDELNYNKVELEKTHVDMLLMLTDEQRCVHDKIMESVGSDDNGFFFLYGYGGTGKTFIWKKLSAAVRSKGLIVLNAASNGIAALLLSGGRTAHSTLTVPIEINEASSLTMEKDSPWADLVCAAKLIIWDEAPMMHRWCFEAVDRSLLDIMSKNDPLNALKLFGGMAVVLGRYCMLSEEERCQILLMPRSIRQRYGLIEEIANFCKWILSIGDGNDASGDNGEMKVEIPEDLLISNTTNPLMSLIDSVYPDLNDNLGDQLFFQERGILAPTLDSIEHVNEFMMSLILGEEKEYLTSDSIFRSGENSDVQSEWFTPEFLNGIKSSGIPNHRLKLKGGMSSYAVEKHRSGQWTV; translated from the exons ATGTTTCTCGCGTGGTTTGAAGCAAATCGTCAGTATGTAGGCGGTCGCAATCTAACATATGCTGAATTTCCAACAAGATTTACTTTTGAGAAGAAGGACAAACAGTGGCAGCCACGTAAACTAGGATATCAAATTGGAAGGCTTCATTACACGCCGCCTGATATATGGGAGTTGTACTACATGAGGATACTATTGACCGTTGAGTTGTACTACATGAGGATACTATTGACCGTTAAGAAGGGCTGCATGAGATATAGATGCATAAAAACGATTAATGGACATACCTATGACACGTTCCAGGAAGCACGCTCTGCTTTAGGATTACTTGATGACGACAGAGAGTTTATAGATGATATCACGGAAAATGGTGAGTTAGGTTCGGGCCATCAATTGTGTTGGTTGTTTGTGCATCTCTTAACCACTAGGACAATGACGAGCCCTGATATAGTATGGGATGCGGCATGGCAGCTACTGTCCGATGATATCTTATTTGAACGTAGGAAGCGTCTGAATATTCTGG GAAAACGGACGTCGCTTACTGACTTCAAATCTATGCCTAGGCCAAACGCGGCAGACATGCCAACtttcacaaacaagcttatcATTGATGAGCTAAATTACAACAAAGTTGAACTGGAAAAGACACACGTTGATATGTTACTGATGCTGACTGATGAACAAAGATGTGTGCATGACAAGATCATGGAGTCTGTTGGTTCTGACGACaatggtttctttttcttatatggttACGGTGGTACGGGAAAAACCTTTATATGGAAAAAATTGTCGGCTGCTGTTAGATCGAAGGggttaattgtattgaatgCTGCATCCAACGGTATAGCGGCTCTTCTATTATCAGGTGGAAGAACCGCGCACTCCACGCTGACAGTCCCTATTGAGATTAATGAGGCGTCATCGCTTACGATGGAAAAGGATAGTCCTTGGGCAGACCTGGTGTGTGCtgcaaagttgataatttgggATGAGGCTCCAATGATGCACCGATGGTGTTTTGAGGCAGTTGACCGATCATTGCTTGATATCATGTCCAAGAATGATCCCCTAAACGCACTTAAACTTTTTGGTGGAATGGCAGTAGTTTTAGGCAGATATTGCATGTTGTCTGAGGAGGAACGATGCCAGATATTGTTGATGCCTCGGTCAATTCGTCAAAGATATGGACTtatt GAAGAAATTGCTAATTTTTGCAAGTGGATACTCTCAATTGGAGACGGCAACGATGCTTCGGGTGACAATGGtgaaatgaaggtagaaattccTGAAGATTTGCTGATATCAAACACAACAAATCCGTTGATGTCACTTATAGACTCTGTGTATCCCGATCTAAATGATAACCTTGGTGACCAACtatttttccaagaaagggGAATACTCGCACCCACGCTTGATTCAATTGAGCATGTTAACGAATTTATGATGTCGCTGATTCTaggtgaagagaaagagtatttaacctcTGATTCTATTTTTAGATCAGGTGAAAATTCTGATGTCCAAAGCGAGTGGTTCACACCAGaatttcttaatggtattaagagctctGGAATTCCAAATCACAGGTTGAAACTAAAAGGTGGGATGTCCAGTTATGCTGTTGAGAAACATCGATCAGGCCAATGGACTGTGTAA